The Nocardioides panzhihuensis genome has a segment encoding these proteins:
- a CDS encoding DUF2889 domain-containing protein, with amino-acid sequence MTIEVPDELAARGPALSAPPRRPGSIRRTSTIDSTWSGGLGGDLVQHGRARDLLTDADGAATVLAEESMRLLVGPDRRIAEIAGPPRKPDLLGLVGAPTGSGYRAVLAETEPDEVDAATPLHLLLDDIPGAVLVSGFAFSKWVPIDKLLGPPGRRNLRVMTGICTGFQPGSSGLAPDGTSRWTHRTRGVAEIDSIDDPLGWHEVTEQTEVSMRRSRRIDVTVEAGTVLVDSFFQDSSTLPEGGRQAVHEYTLTAEIDLATRTLRAVTPVAQVLPYLECPLAVRNVDVLIGLPLRELRPAVLDLLKGTAGCTHLNDALRALADVRVLVDSLEAISN; translated from the coding sequence GTGACCATCGAAGTCCCGGATGAGCTGGCGGCCAGGGGGCCGGCGCTCTCGGCTCCGCCACGTCGCCCGGGCTCGATCCGGCGTACCAGCACGATCGACAGCACCTGGTCGGGAGGCTTGGGCGGCGACCTAGTCCAGCACGGCCGGGCTCGTGACCTTCTCACGGATGCCGATGGCGCGGCCACCGTGCTTGCAGAGGAGTCCATGCGACTCCTCGTGGGGCCCGACCGTCGGATTGCCGAGATCGCGGGGCCGCCTCGGAAGCCGGATCTCCTCGGGTTGGTCGGAGCTCCGACGGGCAGTGGATACCGGGCTGTGCTGGCCGAGACGGAGCCCGACGAGGTGGACGCGGCAACTCCGCTGCACCTGCTCCTCGACGACATCCCAGGGGCCGTCCTGGTCTCCGGCTTCGCCTTCTCCAAGTGGGTGCCGATCGACAAGCTGCTCGGGCCGCCAGGGCGACGCAACCTGAGGGTGATGACCGGAATCTGCACCGGATTCCAGCCGGGTTCGAGCGGGTTGGCGCCGGACGGCACTTCCCGATGGACCCACCGAACCCGTGGGGTCGCGGAGATCGACTCCATCGACGATCCACTCGGTTGGCATGAGGTGACCGAGCAGACCGAGGTGTCGATGCGCCGCTCGCGCCGGATCGACGTCACCGTCGAGGCTGGCACCGTCCTCGTCGACTCCTTCTTCCAGGACTCGAGCACCCTTCCCGAGGGCGGTCGGCAAGCGGTCCACGAGTACACCCTCACGGCCGAGATCGACCTGGCTACACGGACGCTCCGGGCGGTCACCCCTGTGGCGCAGGTCCTGCCGTACCTCGAGTGCCCGCTCGCAGTGCGCAATGTCGATGTCCTCATCGGGCTTCCGCTACGTGAGCTCCGTCCAGCGGTCCTCGACCTGCTCAAGGGAACCGCTGGGTGCACTCATCTCAACGACGCGCTTCGCGCCCTGGCCGACGTGCGCGTCCTTGTCGACAGCCTCGAAGCCATCAGCAACTGA
- a CDS encoding CaiB/BaiF CoA-transferase family protein, whose translation MTSQSVGRGPLAGLVVVDVSTTLPGCQTSQFLADAGADVIMVEPPGGNPMRRDPGWPALLRTRRSITLDIENDEGDLNTLRGLLAQADVLVSTMRPTTAERIGFTPDALAEKFPRLVAAMVTGWGMEGPFRHYKGYEALINARSGLMHSKRQLKLRPGPAYVTTPYASFGASQGAIQGILAALLERESSGLGQAVESNLVRGVAAYDTYNQFYELVLHRYPGAYQPMDTAYDDEGYPQAYLIYALLIAATKDGTWLQFAQTAPRLMQAWLVELGVAADLADPKWEGFPMLPTKELRTEWWDKMLAKVSERTLEEWQHTFETNGDVSAETYRSPTGSFDHPQVVHDKRVVVVEDPELGPVRQPSSLLHTADGPLARFLPAPRVGEHADELTALAAKIVDAVSPAGARPDGLPLEGITIVEFGVMFAGPFGATLLTDLGARVIKIETLQGDQIRNLVAFPEAGGARVLQGKESLAVDLGSEDGLAIVHEVVKSADVVLQCFRAGAAERNKVDEATLKQLNPDLVYLSAPGYGVEGPYSTRAAYAPSIGAASGISATDAGGLPHSPTDIDDLHRSGRMLHAAGACPAVQADGAAALGVGTSLLLGILARARGVAMDGMVATMLGTAHQALITYNADYEGKGETPHPDPDFYGLNALYRLYQSNDGWVFLAAPEADEWDDLVKGLASHVDLGADERFSTPELRVENDSDLAEVLAGVFAKGAKRDWETDLTAADVGCVLVAEENCEWVIQDDEFFEAGYSVEAVSPIFDEHRRTAPLTAFSRSQVQALAGCTIGQHTKAILAEIGYAEERVVDLIERKVVGV comes from the coding sequence ATGACCAGCCAGTCCGTAGGCAGGGGCCCGCTCGCCGGGCTCGTCGTAGTCGACGTCTCGACCACCCTGCCGGGGTGCCAGACCAGTCAGTTCCTCGCTGATGCCGGCGCCGACGTGATCATGGTCGAGCCACCCGGTGGCAACCCGATGCGGCGCGACCCGGGCTGGCCGGCACTGCTTCGCACCCGACGCAGCATCACCCTCGACATCGAGAACGACGAGGGCGACCTGAACACCCTCCGCGGCCTCCTGGCGCAGGCAGACGTGCTGGTCAGCACCATGCGCCCCACGACGGCCGAACGGATCGGCTTCACCCCTGATGCGCTCGCCGAGAAGTTCCCCCGCCTCGTGGCCGCGATGGTCACCGGATGGGGGATGGAGGGCCCTTTCCGCCACTACAAGGGCTACGAGGCTCTGATCAACGCGCGGTCCGGGCTCATGCACTCCAAGCGTCAGCTCAAGCTGCGACCCGGCCCGGCCTACGTCACCACCCCGTACGCCTCCTTCGGCGCGTCCCAGGGAGCAATCCAGGGGATCCTCGCCGCACTCCTCGAGCGCGAGAGCAGTGGCCTCGGCCAGGCTGTCGAGTCGAACCTGGTCCGCGGAGTGGCGGCGTACGACACCTACAACCAGTTCTACGAGCTGGTACTGCACCGCTACCCGGGTGCCTACCAGCCGATGGACACCGCCTACGACGACGAGGGCTATCCGCAGGCGTACCTCATCTATGCACTCCTGATCGCCGCCACCAAGGACGGCACCTGGCTGCAGTTCGCCCAGACCGCGCCTCGTCTGATGCAGGCCTGGCTCGTCGAGCTGGGTGTAGCCGCCGACCTGGCCGACCCGAAGTGGGAAGGCTTCCCGATGCTGCCCACCAAGGAGCTGCGCACCGAGTGGTGGGACAAGATGCTCGCCAAGGTGTCCGAGCGCACGCTCGAGGAGTGGCAGCACACGTTCGAGACCAACGGAGACGTGAGCGCCGAGACCTACCGCAGCCCCACCGGTTCGTTCGACCACCCGCAGGTCGTGCACGACAAGCGTGTGGTCGTGGTCGAGGACCCGGAGCTCGGACCGGTGCGCCAGCCCTCCAGCCTGCTCCACACGGCCGACGGACCCCTTGCTCGGTTCCTGCCCGCTCCGCGGGTCGGCGAGCACGCCGACGAGCTCACCGCGCTGGCCGCGAAGATCGTGGACGCCGTGAGTCCGGCCGGGGCGAGGCCCGACGGCCTGCCGCTCGAGGGCATCACCATTGTGGAGTTCGGCGTGATGTTCGCCGGGCCGTTCGGTGCGACCCTGCTCACCGATCTCGGCGCGCGTGTGATCAAGATCGAGACCCTCCAGGGCGACCAGATCCGCAACCTCGTCGCCTTCCCTGAGGCGGGCGGAGCCAGGGTGCTGCAGGGCAAGGAGTCCCTCGCTGTCGACCTCGGCAGCGAGGACGGACTCGCGATCGTGCACGAGGTGGTCAAGAGTGCCGATGTGGTCCTCCAGTGCTTCCGTGCCGGCGCGGCAGAGCGGAACAAGGTCGACGAGGCCACCCTCAAGCAGCTCAACCCCGATCTGGTCTACCTCAGCGCACCGGGCTATGGCGTCGAGGGTCCCTACTCGACCCGGGCTGCCTATGCGCCGTCCATCGGCGCCGCGTCAGGCATCTCGGCGACCGACGCTGGTGGCCTCCCGCACAGCCCCACGGACATCGACGACCTGCACAGGAGTGGCCGGATGCTGCACGCGGCGGGTGCTTGCCCCGCCGTCCAGGCCGACGGTGCTGCGGCGCTCGGTGTCGGCACGTCGCTTCTGCTCGGCATCCTGGCTCGGGCCCGCGGCGTAGCTATGGACGGCATGGTGGCGACCATGCTCGGAACCGCGCACCAGGCGTTGATCACCTACAACGCCGACTACGAGGGCAAGGGCGAGACGCCACACCCGGATCCTGACTTCTACGGTCTGAACGCGCTCTACCGCCTCTACCAGTCCAACGACGGCTGGGTGTTCCTTGCCGCCCCTGAGGCCGACGAGTGGGACGACCTGGTCAAGGGGCTCGCTTCCCATGTCGACCTCGGTGCCGACGAGCGCTTCTCCACGCCTGAGCTGCGTGTGGAGAACGACTCGGACCTGGCCGAAGTGCTGGCCGGCGTCTTCGCCAAGGGCGCGAAACGGGACTGGGAGACCGACCTCACTGCGGCCGATGTCGGCTGCGTCCTCGTTGCCGAGGAGAACTGTGAGTGGGTCATCCAGGACGACGAGTTCTTCGAGGCCGGCTACTCCGTCGAGGCGGTCAGCCCGATCTTCGACGAGCACCGCCGTACGGCCCCGTTGACTGCCTTCTCACGTTCCCAGGTCCAGGCGCTGGCGGGCTGCACCATCGGTCAGCACACCAAGGCGATCCTGGCCGAGATCGGCTATGCCGAGGAGCGCGTGGTCGACCTGATCGAGCGCAAGGTGGTCGGAGTCTGA
- a CDS encoding FadR/GntR family transcriptional regulator, with protein MSEPKASTNGTVAAPIARVGTVMRAPKTAELIATHLRNRIVKGELKPGQTLPAEVHLMEQFGVSRPTLREAFRILEAESLIGVRRGSRGGAQVLEPDPGIAARHVGLLLQLQGATIKDVYDARMATEPVCAGLLAKSRTKQDLADLRAAVDHVNQIVEAGPEAFPDASRWSQATYHFHELILQRCGNVTLGIQGAVLADIAATHFRINIAADLTSRSWEKARFQKTARSYSKLVDLVEAKDADGAAAHWRTHMEVAAKYLFMYDGHDKKVVELFE; from the coding sequence ATGTCTGAACCGAAGGCCTCGACCAATGGCACCGTGGCTGCGCCCATCGCCCGCGTCGGCACCGTCATGCGTGCCCCCAAGACGGCAGAACTGATCGCGACCCATCTGCGCAACCGCATCGTCAAGGGTGAGCTCAAGCCGGGCCAGACACTGCCGGCCGAGGTGCATCTGATGGAGCAGTTCGGCGTCTCCCGTCCGACGCTGCGCGAAGCCTTCCGCATTCTGGAGGCGGAATCCCTCATCGGCGTACGCCGTGGTTCCCGCGGCGGCGCCCAGGTCCTCGAGCCAGACCCGGGCATCGCCGCCCGCCACGTCGGTCTCCTCCTGCAGCTGCAGGGAGCGACCATCAAGGACGTCTACGACGCGCGGATGGCGACCGAGCCGGTGTGCGCCGGCCTCCTAGCCAAGTCCCGGACCAAGCAAGACCTCGCCGACCTGCGTGCGGCCGTCGACCACGTGAACCAGATCGTCGAGGCCGGCCCAGAGGCTTTCCCGGACGCTTCGCGCTGGTCCCAGGCGACCTACCACTTCCATGAGCTGATCCTGCAGCGGTGCGGCAACGTCACCTTGGGCATCCAGGGCGCGGTGCTCGCCGACATCGCCGCCACGCACTTCAGGATCAACATCGCCGCGGACCTGACCAGCCGTTCCTGGGAGAAGGCGCGATTCCAGAAGACCGCCCGCTCCTACTCCAAGCTCGTCGATCTGGTCGAGGCGAAGGACGCCGACGGGGCAGCCGCCCACTGGCGCACACACATGGAGGTGGCCGCGAAGTACCTCTTCATGTACGACGGCCATGACAAGAAGGTCGTCGAGCTCTTCGAGTGA
- a CDS encoding thiolase family protein, with protein MTNAVIVDIVRTGSGKGKPGGALSGVHPGGLLARTLSALVERNDLDPAIVDDVIAGCVGQVGDQAFNIARTALLTAGFPESVPGTTVDRQCGSSQQAAHFAAQGVIAGAYDIAVACGVESMSRVPMGASAVGGDGYAPLADRYPEGLAHQGVGAELIASRWKLGRETLDEYSARSHQRAAATAAAGGFAREIIPVDLGDGRSHISDETVRAATTPEGLAGLNPSFVDPAFTARFPEIDWMITPGNSSPLTDGASAALIMSEEKAAELGLTPRARFHTFSVSGSDPLLMLTGVIPATQKALRRSGLNIDQIDAYEVNEAFAPVPLAWQAEFNADPEKLNPRGGAIALGHPLGGSGLRLMATLLNHLEDTGGRYGLQTMCEGGGMANATIIERL; from the coding sequence ATGACCAACGCCGTGATCGTCGACATCGTCCGCACCGGATCAGGCAAGGGGAAGCCGGGCGGGGCGCTGTCGGGAGTCCATCCCGGGGGTCTGCTCGCGCGGACATTGTCCGCCCTCGTCGAGCGCAACGACCTCGACCCGGCGATCGTCGACGACGTGATCGCGGGGTGTGTCGGCCAGGTCGGCGACCAGGCGTTCAATATCGCCCGCACCGCTCTTCTCACCGCTGGTTTCCCCGAGAGCGTCCCCGGCACCACGGTCGACCGGCAGTGCGGTTCGAGCCAGCAGGCGGCGCACTTCGCGGCCCAGGGCGTGATTGCCGGCGCCTACGACATTGCGGTCGCTTGCGGCGTCGAGTCGATGAGCCGGGTCCCGATGGGCGCCAGCGCCGTCGGCGGCGACGGCTATGCGCCGCTGGCCGACCGCTATCCCGAGGGGCTGGCCCACCAGGGGGTGGGCGCCGAGCTGATCGCCAGTCGGTGGAAGCTGGGTCGCGAGACGCTCGACGAGTACTCCGCACGGTCTCACCAGCGCGCCGCCGCCACCGCGGCTGCGGGTGGCTTCGCCCGGGAGATCATCCCGGTCGACCTCGGCGACGGGCGCAGCCACATCAGCGACGAGACCGTCCGGGCGGCCACGACGCCCGAGGGTCTGGCTGGACTGAACCCCTCCTTCGTGGACCCGGCGTTCACAGCGCGCTTCCCCGAGATCGACTGGATGATCACTCCGGGCAACTCCTCGCCGCTGACCGATGGTGCCTCGGCCGCACTGATCATGAGTGAGGAGAAGGCAGCCGAGCTGGGTCTGACTCCCCGAGCCCGGTTCCACACGTTCTCGGTGAGCGGCAGTGATCCACTGCTGATGCTGACCGGTGTCATTCCGGCGACGCAGAAGGCATTGCGGCGCTCAGGCCTGAACATCGACCAGATCGACGCCTACGAGGTGAATGAGGCATTTGCGCCCGTTCCCCTCGCTTGGCAGGCAGAGTTCAACGCCGATCCGGAGAAGCTGAACCCCCGCGGCGGGGCGATCGCCCTGGGCCATCCGCTCGGCGGCTCGGGCCTGCGCCTGATGGCCACCCTGCTCAACCACCTCGAGGACACCGGTGGCCGCTACGGCCTCCAGACGATGTGCGAGGGCGGTGGCATGGCCAACGCCACGATCATCGAGCGCCTCTGA
- a CDS encoding thiolase C-terminal domain-containing protein, giving the protein MASNGLRDVAIVGVGATPYYKRGESVPKTTTQLACEAILAACEDAGINVKEIDGFAYYSGAGAGYGDKMDTADFMETLGIPEVTFTASLTSGGGGSAGSIGLARAAIVAGDATVVVSVMALQQAKQRLGTVFSAVAPDPINSFLQPSGLAGPGHLMSVLARRHMHQYGTRREAFAEIAISSRNNALNRPKARMKKPLTLEDYFNARMIAEPLCLYDFCQETDGAVAVITTSMDRARDLKQKPVPVVAVSHGGTRDWGRAFAWFGMPDETFASSGNKPIADRLYKQAGVTAQDIDVALLYDHFTPMVLMQIEDYGFCEKGEGGGFVESGAIRYSADRKAGNIPVNTHGGQLSEAYIIGMTHILEGVEQMRGTAINQVNDAELALVTGGPASLPVSALILGRDS; this is encoded by the coding sequence GTGGCATCCAACGGCCTGCGCGACGTCGCCATCGTCGGCGTCGGCGCCACTCCCTATTACAAACGGGGTGAGTCGGTCCCCAAGACGACCACCCAGCTCGCGTGCGAGGCAATCCTCGCGGCCTGCGAGGACGCCGGCATCAACGTCAAGGAGATCGACGGCTTCGCCTACTACTCCGGCGCGGGCGCCGGCTACGGCGACAAGATGGACACCGCAGACTTCATGGAGACGCTCGGCATCCCCGAGGTCACCTTCACCGCGTCGCTCACCTCCGGTGGCGGCGGCTCTGCGGGGTCGATCGGTCTCGCCCGTGCGGCCATCGTGGCCGGTGACGCCACCGTGGTGGTGTCCGTGATGGCGCTGCAGCAGGCCAAGCAGCGTCTGGGCACGGTCTTCTCGGCTGTGGCGCCGGACCCGATCAACTCGTTCCTCCAACCCTCCGGGCTGGCCGGACCGGGACACCTGATGTCGGTGCTCGCGCGTCGTCACATGCACCAGTACGGCACCCGGCGCGAGGCATTCGCGGAGATCGCGATCTCCAGCCGGAACAACGCGCTGAACCGGCCCAAGGCCCGGATGAAGAAGCCGTTGACCCTCGAGGACTACTTCAACGCGCGGATGATCGCCGAGCCACTGTGTCTCTACGACTTCTGCCAGGAGACCGACGGTGCGGTCGCGGTGATCACCACCAGCATGGACCGGGCCAGGGACCTGAAGCAGAAGCCGGTTCCGGTTGTCGCGGTGTCCCACGGTGGCACCCGTGACTGGGGTCGAGCCTTCGCCTGGTTCGGGATGCCGGACGAGACCTTTGCATCCTCGGGCAACAAGCCGATCGCGGACCGCCTCTACAAGCAGGCCGGCGTGACGGCCCAGGACATCGACGTGGCCCTGCTCTATGACCACTTCACCCCGATGGTCCTCATGCAGATCGAGGACTACGGGTTCTGCGAGAAGGGCGAGGGTGGCGGGTTCGTGGAGAGTGGAGCCATTCGCTACTCGGCAGACCGCAAGGCCGGAAACATTCCGGTCAACACCCATGGTGGCCAGCTCTCCGAGGCCTACATCATCGGAATGACCCACATCCTCGAGGGAGTCGAGCAGATGCGCGGCACCGCGATCAACCAGGTCAACGACGCCGAGCTCGCGCTCGTCACCGGCGGCCCGGCCAGCCTTCCCGTCAGCGCACTGATCCTGGGGCGTGACTCATGA
- a CDS encoding TetR/AcrR family transcriptional regulator: MASTPAPTKRRHSAGEATRVLLIEVAERLFATRGLEGVTIAQIQLAAGQSNSSVIGYHFGSRDGLIQAILEHRQPGLAAQRERLLAELLPEGGELDVRGAVWLMVRPFATSIREGEMFVPLLARLSDDPDQRQRLGKAGPSGISSLDGVEQYVESALSDLPDRVRRGRVFMLYNSVLNLLGERARSFHDVTEAQLEIYVDGWVGLLEAPVSSID, translated from the coding sequence ATGGCCAGTACCCCAGCACCCACCAAGCGTCGACACTCTGCCGGCGAGGCCACCCGGGTCCTCCTCATCGAGGTTGCAGAGAGGCTGTTCGCGACTCGCGGGCTCGAGGGCGTCACGATCGCGCAGATCCAGCTGGCGGCCGGTCAGTCCAACTCCTCGGTGATCGGCTATCACTTCGGCTCCAGGGACGGGCTGATCCAAGCGATCCTGGAGCACCGCCAGCCTGGGCTGGCGGCCCAGCGAGAACGCCTTCTTGCCGAGCTCCTGCCTGAGGGTGGCGAGCTCGACGTCCGCGGGGCGGTGTGGCTCATGGTCCGCCCTTTCGCAACCAGCATCCGGGAGGGCGAGATGTTCGTGCCCCTCCTTGCCCGGCTCAGCGACGACCCTGACCAGCGCCAGCGCCTCGGCAAGGCCGGACCGAGCGGCATCTCCTCGCTGGACGGCGTCGAGCAGTACGTCGAGTCCGCACTCAGCGATCTTCCCGACCGGGTCCGCCGCGGGCGCGTCTTCATGCTCTACAACAGTGTCCTCAACCTGCTCGGTGAGCGTGCCCGCAGCTTCCACGACGTGACCGAGGCACAGCTCGAGATCTACGTCGACGGCTGGGTGGGGCTGCTCGAGGCCCCGGTCAGCAGCATCGACTGA
- a CDS encoding thiolase family protein → MTEALIVSAVRTPIATSYKGSLRDTSPEELAAIVVREAAARSGLESDAFDDVILAESLAGGGDIARWAALASGMPRVPGQSVNRHCAGSLTAVGNAAASIRAGMDSAVIAGGTHSYSMNPTVTSRVPGQEEPVVGMRPSFPYYDGANDDVTLSVGWNVANEVDITREEMDAWAFRSHQRAVAAIDAGQFVDEIVPVPVTLDGNSFDFSVDEHPRRSSTPEKLAGLGPLHPEIDGFSITAGNASGVNDAASALAIVSDERARERGLTPLARIRAWGAVGVQPHLTGLGGVDAIPLVLKRAGIDVADVDLWEINEAFASVPVAAVKQLGIDEAKVNPWGSGCSLGHPIAASGGRMLATLAHELHRRGGGIAVASMCAAAGQGGAVVIEAV, encoded by the coding sequence ATGACAGAAGCACTCATCGTCAGTGCAGTACGCACACCGATCGCCACGTCCTACAAGGGCAGCCTGCGCGATACTTCACCCGAGGAGCTCGCCGCGATCGTGGTCCGCGAGGCCGCGGCGCGCTCGGGACTCGAGTCGGACGCCTTCGATGACGTGATTCTCGCGGAGTCGCTCGCCGGAGGCGGAGACATCGCCCGCTGGGCCGCGCTGGCCAGTGGAATGCCCCGCGTGCCCGGGCAGTCGGTCAACCGACACTGTGCCGGCAGCCTGACCGCGGTCGGCAATGCCGCGGCCTCGATCCGAGCGGGCATGGACTCCGCGGTCATCGCCGGCGGTACGCACTCCTACTCGATGAATCCGACAGTCACGTCACGGGTCCCGGGCCAGGAGGAGCCGGTCGTGGGCATGCGTCCGTCCTTCCCCTACTACGACGGGGCCAATGACGATGTGACCCTCTCAGTCGGTTGGAACGTCGCCAACGAGGTCGACATCACCCGCGAGGAGATGGACGCGTGGGCGTTCCGCTCCCACCAGCGGGCAGTGGCCGCGATCGATGCCGGCCAGTTCGTAGATGAGATCGTCCCTGTCCCGGTCACCCTCGACGGCAACTCGTTCGACTTCTCGGTCGACGAGCACCCGCGCCGCAGCTCCACGCCCGAGAAGCTTGCCGGCCTTGGCCCGCTGCACCCCGAGATCGACGGTTTCTCCATCACCGCCGGCAACGCGTCCGGTGTCAACGATGCGGCATCCGCGCTGGCCATCGTCAGCGACGAGCGAGCCCGCGAGCGCGGACTGACCCCGCTCGCGCGTATCCGCGCCTGGGGCGCGGTCGGAGTGCAGCCCCACCTCACCGGCCTTGGTGGCGTCGACGCCATCCCGCTGGTGCTCAAGCGAGCCGGCATCGACGTCGCAGATGTCGACCTGTGGGAGATCAACGAGGCGTTCGCCTCGGTCCCGGTCGCGGCCGTGAAGCAGCTCGGCATCGATGAGGCCAAGGTCAACCCGTGGGGCAGCGGCTGCTCGCTCGGTCACCCCATCGCCGCGTCCGGCGGTCGGATGCTGGCCACCTTGGCCCATGAGCTTCACCGCCGGGGCGGCGGCATCGCCGTGGCGTCGATGTGTGCCGCCGCCGGTCAGGGTGGCGCCGTGGTCATCGAGGCCGTCTGA
- a CDS encoding 3-hydroxyacyl-CoA dehydrogenase — protein sequence MNLNGKVALVTGGASGLGLATVKRLHDAGASVVIVDLPSSAGEKVVADLGSRATFAPADVQDEAQVQAALDVATGLGQLAVTVNCAGIGNAIRVVGKDGSPFPLADFRKIIDVNLVGTFNVIRLAAAAMVAHTDADGEERGVIVNTASVAAYEGQVGQTAYSASKGGVVGMTLPIARDLAQHKIRVVTVAPGLFLTPLFETLSQEYIDSLGAQVPHPARLGSPDEFGALVGHIAENPMINGEVIRLDGAIRMAPR from the coding sequence ATGAACCTCAACGGCAAGGTAGCCCTCGTCACTGGCGGTGCCTCTGGACTCGGTCTGGCCACCGTCAAACGGCTGCACGATGCCGGCGCCTCCGTGGTCATCGTCGACCTGCCCTCGTCAGCAGGGGAGAAGGTCGTGGCCGACCTCGGCTCCAGGGCCACCTTCGCGCCGGCCGACGTTCAGGACGAGGCGCAGGTGCAGGCCGCGCTCGACGTTGCCACCGGCCTCGGCCAGCTCGCCGTCACCGTGAACTGTGCCGGGATCGGCAACGCGATCCGCGTGGTCGGCAAGGACGGCAGTCCCTTCCCGCTGGCGGACTTCCGCAAGATCATCGACGTGAACCTGGTCGGCACGTTCAATGTGATCCGACTCGCCGCTGCGGCGATGGTCGCCCACACGGACGCCGACGGTGAGGAGCGCGGTGTCATCGTCAACACGGCATCCGTCGCGGCCTACGAGGGGCAGGTCGGTCAGACGGCGTACTCCGCCTCCAAGGGTGGAGTCGTCGGCATGACCCTGCCGATCGCGCGCGACCTGGCCCAGCACAAGATTCGCGTGGTCACCGTGGCTCCGGGCCTCTTCCTGACGCCACTGTTCGAGACTCTCTCGCAGGAGTACATCGACTCGCTCGGCGCCCAGGTGCCGCACCCGGCGAGGCTGGGCAGCCCGGACGAGTTCGGCGCCCTGGTCGGCCACATCGCGGAAAACCCGATGATCAACGGCGAGGTGATCCGCCTCGACGGTGCCATCCGCATGGCTCCGCGCTGA
- a CDS encoding amidohydrolase family protein — translation MTKMWTNSGDSHFLEPEDVWSSRLPKKLADLTPISQKDPDGEWETVSVDGQTFRRKLPSSAAVQFVEESHKPQGVRDPRARLADLDKEGVWGEVIFPSLGMWASTFRTPELLKACMRASNEYALEELVPVSDRYIVTGQVSTLRVEDAVSEIEWLAENGFKTVFLPTTPHPSAPDWHRDDWEPFWDICDKAKIIPAFHIGTDPVDMTSGGAGVVYRGPGGAVMNYTETTFSGQRAAMKLVGGGALDRHPDLNILISEGGATWIPFLGDRLLEGYRQHHMAVRPKLKRDPKEILMSQVYASFQHDETAVAAHDAMGYKNVMFGSDYPHMEGTFGHTQKTLEGLFAGASPETTHRITQGAFYELFPHVPPVPESTDAIQG, via the coding sequence ATGACCAAGATGTGGACCAACTCCGGTGACTCGCACTTCCTCGAGCCCGAGGACGTGTGGAGCTCCCGGCTTCCCAAGAAGCTCGCCGACCTGACCCCGATCTCGCAGAAGGACCCTGACGGCGAGTGGGAGACGGTCAGCGTCGATGGCCAGACCTTCCGCCGCAAGCTGCCCTCGTCGGCCGCGGTCCAGTTCGTCGAAGAGAGCCACAAGCCGCAAGGCGTCCGCGACCCGCGCGCCCGGCTGGCGGACCTCGATAAGGAAGGCGTCTGGGGCGAGGTCATCTTCCCGAGCCTGGGCATGTGGGCCTCGACGTTCCGCACGCCTGAGCTGCTCAAGGCCTGCATGCGGGCCAGCAACGAGTACGCGCTCGAGGAGCTCGTGCCCGTCTCCGACCGCTACATCGTCACCGGCCAGGTCTCTACTCTTCGCGTGGAGGACGCCGTCTCCGAGATCGAGTGGCTGGCCGAGAACGGATTCAAGACCGTCTTCCTGCCGACCACACCGCACCCGTCGGCACCGGACTGGCACCGCGACGACTGGGAGCCGTTCTGGGACATCTGCGACAAGGCCAAGATCATCCCCGCCTTCCACATCGGGACCGACCCCGTTGACATGACCTCGGGTGGGGCCGGCGTGGTCTACCGCGGCCCCGGCGGCGCCGTCATGAACTACACAGAGACCACGTTCTCCGGGCAGCGTGCCGCGATGAAGCTGGTCGGCGGAGGCGCGCTCGACCGCCACCCGGACCTGAACATCCTCATCTCCGAGGGCGGCGCCACCTGGATCCCGTTCCTCGGTGACCGCCTGCTCGAGGGCTACCGCCAGCACCACATGGCCGTGCGCCCCAAGCTCAAGCGGGACCCGAAGGAGATCCTGATGTCCCAGGTCTATGCCTCCTTCCAGCATGACGAGACCGCCGTTGCGGCGCACGACGCGATGGGCTACAAGAACGTCATGTTCGGCTCGGACTACCCCCACATGGAGGGCACCTTCGGGCACACCCAGAAGACCCTCGAGGGCCTCTTCGCCGGCGCCTCGCCGGAGACCACGCACCGCATCACCCAGGGCGCCTTCTACGAGCTCTTCCCGCACGTGCCGCCGGTTCCCGAGTCCACCGACGCGATCCAGGGCTGA